Proteins encoded in a region of the Vibrio sp. CB1-14 genome:
- the radA gene encoding DNA repair protein RadA has product MAKAKRAYVCNDCGADFPRWQGQCNACGSWNTISEVRLAASPQVARNERLTGYAGGANESTIQTLSEIDLQEVPRFTSGFKELDRVLGGGVVPGAAILIGGNPGAGKSTLLLQAMCWLSSQMPTLYVTGEESLQQVAMRASRLGLPKEHLKMLSETNVDRICQIAEKEQPKLMVIDSIQVMHVADVQSSPGSVAQVRESATALTRYAKQNNVAIFIVGHVTKDGTLAGPKVLEHIIDCSVLLDGGTDSRFRTLRSHKNRFGAVNELGVFAMTGQGLKEVSNPSAIFLSRGEEETSGSSVMVVWEGTRPLLVEIQALVDYSQLANPRRVAVGLEQNRLSLLLAVLHKHGGLQMADQDVFVNVVGGVKVTETSADLALVMALLSSFRDRPLPKDVVVFGEVGLAGEIRPVPSGQERLMEAFKHGFKKAIVPAANMPKGGIEGMQIHGVKKLSEAISAFDEL; this is encoded by the coding sequence ATGGCAAAAGCGAAAAGAGCTTATGTGTGTAATGATTGTGGCGCAGATTTCCCACGCTGGCAGGGGCAATGTAATGCTTGTGGCAGTTGGAATACGATCAGTGAGGTGCGTTTAGCAGCATCTCCGCAAGTCGCGCGCAACGAGCGACTAACGGGCTATGCTGGTGGTGCAAACGAATCGACAATTCAAACACTGTCTGAGATTGACCTGCAAGAGGTGCCACGTTTTACCAGCGGCTTCAAAGAGCTAGATAGAGTGTTAGGTGGCGGCGTGGTTCCAGGCGCAGCGATTCTGATTGGTGGTAACCCTGGTGCGGGTAAGTCGACACTCCTATTGCAAGCGATGTGTTGGTTATCCTCACAGATGCCGACGCTTTATGTTACTGGCGAAGAGTCGCTTCAGCAGGTAGCGATGCGAGCTTCTCGTTTAGGGCTGCCTAAAGAGCATCTTAAAATGTTGTCTGAAACCAATGTCGATCGTATTTGCCAAATCGCTGAAAAAGAACAGCCAAAGTTGATGGTTATCGACTCGATTCAAGTTATGCATGTGGCTGATGTTCAGTCATCTCCTGGTAGCGTGGCTCAAGTTCGCGAATCGGCGACGGCATTAACTCGTTATGCAAAACAAAACAATGTGGCGATTTTCATTGTTGGCCACGTAACTAAAGATGGTACGTTAGCTGGCCCTAAAGTGCTCGAGCACATTATTGACTGTTCCGTACTTCTCGATGGGGGCACCGATAGCCGATTTAGAACACTTCGCAGCCACAAGAACCGATTTGGCGCGGTGAATGAGCTGGGAGTGTTCGCAATGACAGGGCAGGGCTTAAAAGAAGTCAGTAACCCGTCGGCTATCTTCCTGTCTCGTGGTGAAGAAGAAACCTCGGGCAGTTCAGTGATGGTGGTTTGGGAGGGGACTCGCCCGCTGCTTGTTGAGATCCAAGCGCTGGTGGATTATAGCCAACTGGCGAACCCGCGCCGAGTGGCTGTTGGTCTTGAGCAAAACCGTTTGTCGTTGTTACTAGCGGTACTGCACAAGCACGGAGGGCTTCAAATGGCGGATCAAGATGTATTCGTCAATGTAGTGGGTGGTGTGAAGGTTACAGAAACCAGCGCTGACCTTGCTTTAGTTATGGCACTGCTTTCCAGTTTCCGTGACCGTCCATTGCCAAAAGATGTGGTTGTGTTTGGTGAAGTGGGTCTTGCGGGTGAAATTCGTCCGGTACCCAGTGGCCAGGAGCGTTTAATGGAAGCGTTTAAACACGGCTTTAAAAAAGCGATTGTTCCAGCGGCGAACATGCCAAAAGGCGGCATTGAAGGCATGCAGATACACGGCGTGAAGAAGCTTTCAGAAGCGATTTCAGCATTTGATGAACTTTAA
- a CDS encoding PilZ domain-containing protein: MQQTEILSIAERLISAYHAEDFELVLNQVTEGESPSTKLLVKMELNRLMAPCHKRIDLRGRVSTNCHEYQLDGLSHWLDDRAFNSYHHLTRKYGGYTEGVWELLVDKKTLSNLGDEQRNAHRGDLTDPQSPYAASPINLGYDLKRKECRLKVESQVSITLENGETIIGLSVDLSSSGAKFKVPGTFDYDLGQIISVSFDELAETSQLKEITKPIEYRVLGVDGLHGVSPVKYLRTLRLTRTNAVELVVNNMLNTESKKVRHDNQDRITRARTRGFEHTYLKHACNLPLFFSGNDLKVALLTENNQDIWRYWNDERNQQSLASLFSTERMEMLVKAGIKGCSNVLYTFTHEHNGMKLFYSMMMPEAERQERQLFWHVGGRRASWRAFRLSVFELSTDDMLTISKHYGELVGHDEKLTHFGILQEISDDKSASDYLFTEKPRLPASSLNRFRHPRNVKSQPRGLYFDAKSRRKEPRYQFRSPLVTTTPDGTTIAGATVDLSKHGASIQLTEPLNIPSGSLISIDYLELKRYNQRIPLNQVPYEIVRLSADRKTIHLKIVESGKTVKTIAFFRGIIESNQDKLVAQQEILPSSSLLEALHNVLLGKMVSTPVYVDKRGTSVKCRSVGVNFPLPGYLQFFERIGHEQKLALEPIFKGRSNSLLAEPLKRKPGAKPVAFELYIGVLKLGDRIQSIHTKVRDEFESTQQRINFIKDALNMGELYILRVTSGPVYDALTTLMKKDINELLSLSLSHARNLENEMTAIIGYCELVDITEEVLIRLEMNS; encoded by the coding sequence ATGCAGCAAACAGAAATACTTTCCATCGCAGAGCGCTTGATATCAGCCTATCACGCAGAAGACTTCGAACTAGTGCTGAATCAAGTCACCGAAGGTGAATCTCCTTCTACCAAGTTGTTGGTAAAAATGGAGCTCAACCGTCTTATGGCACCGTGTCACAAGCGTATAGACTTACGTGGTCGCGTATCAACGAACTGCCACGAATATCAATTAGACGGACTGTCTCACTGGCTCGACGATCGTGCATTTAACTCCTACCATCACCTAACCCGGAAATACGGCGGTTATACAGAGGGGGTGTGGGAGCTTTTGGTCGATAAAAAAACCCTTAGCAACCTTGGTGATGAGCAGCGCAACGCCCACCGCGGCGATCTCACCGATCCACAAAGCCCATATGCTGCCAGCCCAATTAACTTAGGGTATGACCTAAAACGCAAAGAATGCCGTTTAAAAGTGGAATCGCAAGTCTCCATAACACTAGAAAATGGTGAAACCATCATTGGCCTCAGTGTCGACCTATCGAGTTCCGGTGCCAAATTCAAAGTCCCAGGCACCTTTGACTACGATTTAGGCCAGATCATTAGTGTGAGTTTCGATGAGCTTGCCGAAACCAGTCAGCTTAAAGAAATCACCAAGCCAATCGAGTATCGCGTTCTAGGCGTCGATGGGCTGCATGGCGTCTCACCTGTGAAATACTTGCGAACTCTAAGACTAACTCGCACTAACGCGGTTGAGCTTGTAGTTAATAACATGCTCAATACTGAGTCCAAAAAAGTTCGCCATGACAACCAAGATCGCATTACTCGTGCCCGTACCCGCGGTTTTGAACACACCTATCTTAAGCATGCTTGTAATCTACCGCTGTTTTTCAGCGGCAATGATCTTAAGGTCGCCTTGCTTACCGAAAACAACCAAGACATCTGGCGTTATTGGAATGACGAGCGTAACCAGCAATCACTGGCCTCATTATTCTCCACTGAACGTATGGAGATGTTGGTAAAGGCCGGAATCAAAGGTTGTAGCAACGTTCTTTATACCTTTACCCATGAGCACAACGGCATGAAGCTGTTTTACTCAATGATGATGCCAGAAGCCGAGCGCCAAGAGCGACAACTGTTCTGGCACGTGGGTGGACGACGCGCTAGCTGGCGCGCATTCCGTCTATCGGTGTTTGAACTTTCCACCGACGACATGCTGACTATTTCAAAACATTACGGCGAACTGGTTGGGCACGATGAAAAACTGACCCACTTTGGTATTTTGCAAGAGATCAGTGACGACAAGTCGGCCAGTGACTATCTGTTTACCGAAAAGCCGCGTCTACCAGCCAGTTCTTTGAACCGGTTTAGGCACCCGAGAAACGTCAAATCGCAGCCGCGTGGCCTGTATTTTGATGCAAAATCTCGTCGCAAGGAGCCCAGATATCAGTTTCGCTCCCCACTGGTGACGACAACACCGGACGGCACCACTATAGCAGGCGCCACGGTCGACTTATCCAAACATGGCGCCAGCATTCAGCTCACCGAGCCGCTTAACATACCTTCGGGCTCTCTTATCTCCATCGACTATCTAGAGCTAAAGCGCTACAACCAACGTATTCCACTTAACCAGGTGCCCTACGAAATCGTTCGTTTATCTGCAGATAGGAAGACCATTCACCTTAAAATTGTCGAGTCAGGTAAAACCGTCAAAACCATTGCGTTTTTCCGCGGTATTATCGAGAGCAATCAGGACAAATTGGTGGCTCAGCAAGAGATCTTGCCAAGCTCATCACTACTTGAAGCCCTGCATAATGTACTGCTTGGAAAGATGGTCTCGACACCCGTTTACGTCGATAAACGCGGCACATCTGTCAAATGTCGCTCGGTTGGGGTTAACTTCCCACTTCCTGGTTACTTACAGTTTTTTGAGCGTATCGGTCACGAGCAAAAGCTTGCGCTCGAACCTATCTTCAAAGGCCGCAGCAATTCGCTATTAGCTGAGCCTCTCAAGCGAAAGCCGGGAGCTAAGCCTGTCGCATTCGAACTGTACATAGGTGTGCTCAAGCTTGGGGATAGGATCCAATCGATTCACACCAAAGTACGCGATGAATTTGAATCAACCCAACAACGCATCAACTTTATTAAAGATGCGCTCAATATGGGGGAGCTCTATATCCTCCGGGTTACTTCAGGCCCAGTGTATGATGCCTTGACCACACTAATGAAAAAAGACATCAATGAACTATTGTCGTTAAGCCTCAGTCATGCGCGAAATCTTGAAAATGAAATGACCGCCATTATTGGCTATTGCGAATTGGTAGATATCACAGAAGAAGTGTTGATTCGCCTAGAGATGAATAGCTAA
- the serB gene encoding phosphoserine phosphatase — translation MDAIKPLAISKRIPLKQRFPETLLAHSLERRTATWIVYAQYLSTDMFNDLDFYVGETTRILDIWQVGRYEVALMEGNLTAEHSQILDELNVDYARLCDVPDLNKPGVIVLDMDSTAIQIECIDEIAILAGVGEQVSEVTERAMQGELDFEQSLRQRVAALKGADESILAEVRESLPLMPELQEMIKTLQSYGWKTAIASGGFTYFSDHLKEMLNLDFAQSNTLAIKEGKLLGEVVGDVVSAQTKADILLDLAEEYDVEAHNTIAVGDGANDLVMMGAAGLGIAYHAKPKVEAQAQVAIRHAGLGGIVCILSGLLAKQKKIGW, via the coding sequence ATGGATGCTATTAAGCCGCTTGCAATCAGTAAGCGTATTCCACTTAAACAACGATTCCCAGAGACGCTTCTCGCTCATTCTTTAGAGCGACGTACAGCAACATGGATTGTGTACGCACAGTACCTGTCGACAGACATGTTCAACGATTTGGACTTTTACGTTGGAGAAACCACTCGCATTTTAGATATTTGGCAAGTCGGTCGTTATGAGGTTGCGCTAATGGAGGGCAACTTAACTGCTGAGCATAGCCAAATATTGGATGAATTGAATGTCGATTACGCACGCTTGTGCGACGTACCTGATCTCAACAAGCCAGGCGTTATTGTGCTGGATATGGATTCTACCGCGATTCAAATCGAGTGTATTGACGAGATCGCGATACTTGCTGGCGTTGGTGAGCAAGTCTCTGAGGTGACAGAGCGCGCGATGCAGGGGGAGTTGGACTTTGAGCAAAGCTTACGTCAACGTGTCGCCGCGCTAAAAGGCGCCGATGAGTCAATTTTGGCCGAGGTTCGTGAGTCACTGCCATTGATGCCAGAGCTTCAAGAGATGATCAAAACGCTGCAAAGCTATGGCTGGAAGACGGCGATTGCCTCTGGTGGTTTTACTTACTTTTCGGATCATCTCAAAGAGATGTTGAACTTGGATTTTGCTCAGTCTAATACACTAGCAATCAAAGAAGGCAAGCTATTAGGTGAAGTCGTGGGTGATGTGGTATCGGCTCAAACCAAAGCGGACATCTTGCTAGATCTCGCCGAAGAGTATGATGTTGAAGCACATAACACTATCGCCGTAGGGGATGGTGCCAATGACTTAGTAATGATGGGCGCAGCAGGACTTGGCATCGCTTATCATGCGAAACCAAAAGTGGAAGCGCAGGCTCAGGTAGCGATCAGGCACGCAGGTTTAGGCGGAATTGTTTGTATTCTTTCGGGGCTGCTGGCAAAGCAGAAAAAAATCGGCTGGTAA
- a CDS encoding YtjB family periplasmic protein, whose amino-acid sequence MDGSLFSFRNFLRLVALCLIGAMVFFITTNSVLISKGNERIQANQLEVLSKVLISQASQSARQMLIDQDQERLGALTNQLASERLVLDATVYDSEGVKVAASDAAKTVRDVLGLDTPLSTASIGRQQLVEPIINDNTIIGFVRITFETGKVTAISDHHYRKSDRFMYMMILMSFLCGLLLMVLLRKQPKNKGENLLLKQP is encoded by the coding sequence ATGGATGGTTCACTGTTTTCGTTTAGAAACTTTTTACGCTTAGTCGCGCTTTGTCTGATTGGTGCCATGGTGTTTTTTATCACCACCAATAGTGTGCTGATCAGTAAAGGCAACGAGCGTATTCAAGCCAATCAGCTCGAAGTTCTCTCCAAAGTTCTGATTTCTCAAGCCTCGCAATCGGCAAGACAGATGCTGATCGACCAAGATCAAGAGCGACTTGGAGCCTTGACCAACCAACTTGCTAGCGAGCGCCTAGTACTTGATGCGACCGTCTATGATTCAGAAGGGGTCAAAGTTGCAGCCAGTGATGCAGCAAAGACGGTTCGTGACGTGTTGGGACTCGATACCCCGCTGTCTACTGCGAGTATCGGCCGCCAGCAGCTCGTCGAACCGATCATTAACGACAACACCATTATTGGCTTCGTGCGCATTACCTTTGAGACCGGTAAAGTGACCGCTATCTCTGATCATCACTACCGCAAGAGTGATCGCTTTATGTACATGATGATCTTAATGAGTTTCTTATGTGGACTATTGCTGATGGTGCTGCTTCGCAAGCAGCCAAAGAATAAAGGCGAAAACCTATTGCTTAAGCAGCCTTAA
- the deoD gene encoding purine-nucleoside phosphorylase: MATPHINAEMGDFADVVLMPGDPLRAKYIADTFLDDAVQVCDVRNMYGYTGTYKGRRISVMGHGMGIPSCSIYVTELIKDFGVKKIIRVGSCGAVSEDIKVRDVVIGMGACTDSKVNRIRFKNHDFAAIADYKMVKNAEEAAKARGIDVKVGNLFSAELFYTPDPEMFDVMDKYGIVGVEMEAAGIYGVAAEYGAKALAICTVSDHIKTGEQTTSDERATTFNEMMEIALDSVLLGDAE, from the coding sequence ATGGCAACTCCTCACATTAATGCGGAAATGGGTGATTTTGCTGACGTAGTATTGATGCCGGGTGACCCACTACGTGCAAAATACATCGCGGATACCTTCTTAGATGACGCTGTACAAGTGTGTGATGTTCGTAATATGTACGGTTACACAGGCACTTACAAAGGTCGTCGTATCTCAGTAATGGGCCACGGCATGGGTATCCCTTCGTGCTCAATCTACGTGACTGAACTTATCAAAGACTTTGGTGTGAAAAAAATCATCCGTGTGGGCAGCTGTGGTGCGGTAAGCGAAGACATTAAAGTACGCGACGTTGTTATCGGCATGGGCGCATGTACTGACTCGAAAGTGAACCGTATTCGCTTCAAGAACCATGACTTTGCAGCAATCGCTGACTACAAAATGGTGAAAAACGCGGAAGAAGCAGCAAAAGCACGCGGTATCGACGTAAAAGTGGGTAACCTGTTCTCAGCAGAGCTGTTCTACACGCCAGATCCAGAAATGTTCGACGTGATGGACAAATACGGCATTGTTGGTGTGGAAATGGAAGCGGCAGGCATCTACGGTGTTGCTGCAGAGTATGGCGCGAAAGCTCTGGCTATCTGTACCGTTTCAGACCACATTAAAACGGGTGAGCAAACCACATCTGATGAGCGTGCAACGACGTTCAACGAAATGATGGAAATTGCACTGGATTCCGTTCTTCTGGGTGACGCTGAGTAA
- a CDS encoding phosphopentomutase produces MKRAFILVLDSFGIGATADADKFGDVGSDTMGHIAEQCAKGLADNDQRSGELKLPNLSKLGLAMAHKESTGKLALGLRDDVEIIGAYGHAAELSSGKDTPSGHWEIAGVPVLFDWGYFTDKQNSFPKELTDRILDRAGLDGFLGNCHASGTQVLDDLGEEHMKTGQPIFYTSADSVFQIACHEETFGLDRLLELCQIAREELEDYNIGRVIARPFIGAGKGQFERTGNRRDLSVEPPAPTVLTKLVEEKQGEVVSIGKIADIYANCGITQKVKATGIPALFEATKEQIQKAGDNTIVFTNFVDFDSAYGHRRDVAGYAAALEYFDSRIHEVIELMQEDDVLILTADHGCDPTWQGTDHTREHIPVIVYGQKVPAGSLGLRDSFADIGQSLASYFGTSSMDYGKNFL; encoded by the coding sequence ATGAAACGTGCATTTATTTTAGTGTTAGATTCTTTTGGCATTGGCGCTACCGCGGATGCGGACAAATTTGGTGATGTCGGCTCAGACACAATGGGTCACATTGCAGAGCAGTGTGCGAAAGGTCTGGCTGACAACGATCAGCGCAGCGGCGAATTGAAGCTTCCAAATCTTTCTAAACTAGGCTTAGCGATGGCTCATAAAGAGTCAACCGGTAAGCTTGCTCTTGGTCTTCGCGACGACGTTGAGATCATCGGTGCTTACGGTCACGCGGCTGAGCTATCTTCTGGTAAAGATACTCCGTCAGGTCACTGGGAAATTGCCGGTGTTCCAGTTCTGTTTGACTGGGGCTACTTCACTGACAAGCAAAACAGCTTCCCGAAAGAGCTGACTGACCGCATTCTTGATCGCGCGGGCCTTGATGGCTTCCTAGGTAACTGCCACGCATCAGGCACGCAAGTGCTGGATGACCTAGGTGAAGAGCATATGAAGACAGGGCAACCTATCTTCTACACCTCTGCAGACTCGGTATTCCAAATCGCGTGTCATGAAGAGACTTTCGGTCTTGACCGCCTACTAGAGCTTTGCCAAATTGCCCGAGAAGAGCTAGAGGATTACAACATTGGCCGCGTGATTGCGCGCCCATTTATCGGTGCGGGTAAAGGCCAATTTGAGCGCACGGGTAACCGTCGCGACCTGTCTGTTGAGCCGCCAGCGCCAACAGTGCTGACTAAGCTTGTTGAAGAGAAGCAGGGCGAAGTGGTCTCTATCGGTAAGATTGCCGATATCTACGCCAATTGCGGTATCACTCAAAAAGTGAAAGCAACCGGTATTCCTGCGCTTTTCGAAGCAACGAAAGAGCAAATCCAAAAAGCAGGTGATAACACCATCGTTTTCACTAACTTTGTCGACTTTGATTCCGCATACGGCCACCGCCGTGATGTGGCAGGTTATGCTGCAGCGCTTGAGTACTTTGACTCACGCATCCATGAAGTCATTGAACTGATGCAAGAAGACGATGTGCTGATTCTAACAGCGGACCACGGCTGCGATCCAACATGGCAGGGTACTGACCATACTCGTGAGCATATCCCGGTTATTGTCTACGGCCAAAAAGTACCAGCAGGTTCTTTGGGTCTTCGTGACAGCTTTGCTGATATTGGTCAAAGCCTTGCAAGCTACTTTGGTACATCCTCAATGGATTACGGGAAGAACTTCCTATAA
- the deoA gene encoding thymidine phosphorylase: protein MYLPQEIIRKKRDGHELSAEEINFFIQGVAKDTVSEGQIAAFAMTIFFNEMTMPERIALTCAMRDSGMVIDWSHMNFGGPIVDKHSTGGVGDVTSLMLGPMIAACGGFVPMISGRGLGHTGGTLDKLESIPGYNITPTNDVFGEVTKDAGVAIIGQTGDLAPADKRVYATRDITATVDNISLITASILSKKLAAGLESLVMDVKVGSGAFMPTYEASEELANSIVAVANGAGTKTTAILTDMNQVLASSAGNAVEVREAVQFLTGEYRNSRLYVVTMALCSEMLVLAKLAEDTEQAEALLNEVLDNGKAAECFGKMVKGLGGPADFVENYDNYLEKAEIIKPVFADAEGIVSAMDTRAIGMAVVGMGGGRRVATDAIDYAVGFDQFIRLGETANQDKPLAMIHARSEAQWQEAASALKAAITVSDEPYTETPCVYRHIRAEDLA, encoded by the coding sequence ATGTATTTACCACAAGAAATTATTCGTAAAAAACGCGACGGTCATGAACTGAGCGCGGAAGAGATCAACTTCTTCATTCAAGGCGTTGCGAAAGACACGGTATCAGAAGGTCAAATTGCAGCATTTGCGATGACCATCTTCTTCAATGAAATGACCATGCCAGAGCGTATTGCACTGACTTGTGCCATGCGTGACTCTGGCATGGTTATCGACTGGAGCCATATGAATTTTGGCGGGCCGATTGTCGATAAGCATTCAACCGGTGGTGTTGGTGATGTGACGTCGCTAATGCTTGGCCCAATGATTGCCGCTTGCGGTGGCTTTGTCCCTATGATTTCTGGTCGTGGCCTTGGCCACACAGGTGGTACGCTGGATAAACTGGAATCTATTCCGGGTTACAACATTACGCCGACCAATGATGTGTTTGGTGAAGTGACCAAAGATGCTGGTGTTGCGATTATTGGTCAGACTGGCGATCTTGCGCCAGCAGACAAGCGTGTTTACGCAACTCGTGATATCACCGCAACAGTGGATAATATTTCGCTAATCACAGCGTCAATCTTGTCGAAGAAGCTAGCCGCAGGCCTAGAATCTCTGGTTATGGATGTCAAAGTGGGCTCGGGCGCTTTCATGCCAACCTATGAAGCATCGGAAGAGCTGGCGAATTCTATTGTTGCTGTTGCTAATGGTGCGGGTACTAAGACGACGGCTATCCTGACCGATATGAACCAGGTACTCGCATCGTCTGCGGGTAATGCTGTTGAAGTGCGGGAAGCAGTGCAGTTCCTAACGGGTGAATACCGTAACTCACGCTTGTACGTAGTGACCATGGCGCTATGTAGTGAGATGTTGGTACTGGCTAAGCTTGCAGAAGATACAGAGCAAGCAGAAGCTTTGCTTAACGAGGTACTCGATAACGGCAAAGCGGCTGAGTGTTTTGGCAAAATGGTGAAAGGTCTTGGTGGCCCAGCTGATTTTGTTGAAAACTACGACAACTACCTAGAAAAAGCAGAAATCATTAAGCCGGTGTTTGCAGATGCCGAAGGCATCGTTTCTGCTATGGATACGCGCGCAATCGGCATGGCAGTAGTAGGTATGGGCGGTGGTCGCCGCGTAGCTACTGATGCTATCGATTACGCGGTCGGTTTCGACCAATTCATTAGGCTTGGCGAAACGGCAAACCAAGACAAGCCACTCGCGATGATTCATGCTCGCAGTGAAGCTCAGTGGCAAGAGGCGGCAAGTGCGCTGAAAGCGGCGATTACTGTCTCAGATGAACCTTATACAGAAACGCCTTGTGTATACCGCCATATTCGTGCGGAAGACCTAGCATAA
- the deoC gene encoding deoxyribose-phosphate aldolase, protein MSDLKSAALRALKLMDLTTLNDDDTNEKVIALCHDAKTAVGNTAAICIYPRFIPIAKKTLREQGTPEVRIATVTNFPHGNDDIEIAVAETKAAVAYGADEVDVVFPYRALIAGNEEVGFELVKQCKEACGDILLKVIIETGELKEEALIKKASEICIKAGADFIKTSTGKVPVNATPEYARMMLEVIRDMGVAKTVGFKPAGGVRTAEDAAAYLAMADDILGADWADNMHYRFGASSLLTNLLNTLEVTDETADPSAY, encoded by the coding sequence ATGAGCGATTTAAAATCAGCAGCTCTACGTGCACTTAAACTTATGGATCTAACCACGCTAAATGACGACGACACAAACGAAAAAGTGATCGCACTGTGTCACGACGCGAAAACCGCTGTGGGTAACACAGCAGCGATCTGTATTTACCCTCGCTTTATTCCTATTGCTAAGAAAACCCTTCGCGAACAAGGTACGCCAGAAGTACGTATCGCGACGGTAACGAACTTCCCACACGGCAACGATGACATCGAAATTGCTGTAGCAGAAACCAAAGCAGCAGTTGCTTACGGCGCAGACGAAGTAGACGTAGTATTCCCATACCGCGCACTTATCGCTGGCAACGAAGAAGTGGGTTTTGAGCTAGTGAAACAGTGTAAAGAAGCGTGTGGCGACATTCTTCTGAAAGTGATCATCGAAACCGGCGAGCTAAAAGAAGAAGCTCTGATCAAGAAAGCATCAGAAATCTGTATCAAAGCAGGCGCTGACTTCATCAAAACCTCAACAGGTAAAGTGCCAGTTAACGCAACGCCAGAATATGCTCGCATGATGCTAGAAGTTATCCGCGATATGGGCGTAGCAAAGACAGTTGGTTTCAAACCTGCTGGCGGCGTACGTACTGCAGAAGATGCAGCAGCGTACCTAGCAATGGCAGACGACATCTTAGGCGCAGACTGGGCAGACAACATGCACTACCGCTTTGGTGCATCAAGCCTACTGACCAACCTACTGAATACATTAGAAGTAACTGACGAGACGGCGGATCCTAGCGCTTACTAA
- a CDS encoding NupC/NupG family nucleoside CNT transporter, with the protein MSLFMSLVGMVALIAIAVLLSDNRKAINIRTVAGAFAIQFALGAFVLYVPWGQEVLRSFSDAVSNVINYGNDGTSFLFGGLVSGKMFEVFGGGGFIFAFRVLPTLIFFSALISVLYYLGVMQWVIKILGGGLQKALGTSRAESMSAAANIFVGQTEAPLVVRPFVPKMTQSELFAVMCGGLASIAGGVLAGYASMGVPIEYLVAASFMAAPGGLLFAKIIKPETEEPVDQLHDMSAEGEDKPANVIDAAAGGASAGLQLALNVGAMLIAFIGLIALVNGMLGGIGGWVGMPELRLEMILGWLFSPLAFLLGVPWSEATIAGEFIGMKTVANEFVAYSQFAPYLSEAAPVVLSEKTKAIISFALCGFANLSSIAILLGGLGSLAPKRRGDIARMGVKAVIAGTLSNLMAATIAGFCLTLAGM; encoded by the coding sequence ATGAGCCTGTTTATGAGCCTGGTTGGTATGGTCGCACTTATTGCAATCGCAGTACTGCTTTCTGACAACCGCAAAGCTATTAATATCAGAACCGTGGCTGGCGCATTCGCTATCCAATTTGCACTAGGTGCATTCGTTCTTTACGTTCCATGGGGACAAGAAGTACTACGCAGCTTCTCTGACGCTGTATCTAACGTTATCAACTACGGTAATGACGGTACGTCATTCCTATTTGGTGGCCTAGTATCAGGTAAAATGTTTGAAGTATTCGGCGGCGGCGGTTTCATCTTCGCTTTCCGTGTACTACCTACACTAATCTTCTTCTCTGCGCTTATTTCTGTACTTTACTACCTAGGTGTTATGCAGTGGGTTATCAAGATTCTTGGTGGCGGCCTGCAAAAAGCACTAGGTACTTCTCGTGCGGAATCTATGTCAGCAGCAGCTAACATTTTCGTAGGTCAAACAGAAGCACCTCTAGTGGTACGTCCTTTCGTACCTAAGATGACGCAATCTGAACTATTCGCAGTAATGTGTGGTGGTCTAGCTTCTATCGCTGGTGGTGTACTAGCAGGTTACGCATCAATGGGTGTGCCAATCGAGTACCTAGTTGCAGCATCATTCATGGCAGCACCAGGTGGTCTTCTGTTTGCTAAAATCATCAAGCCAGAAACTGAAGAGCCAGTTGATCAGCTACATGACATGAGTGCAGAAGGCGAAGACAAGCCAGCTAACGTTATCGACGCAGCAGCGGGCGGTGCATCAGCAGGTCTTCAACTAGCACTTAACGTAGGTGCAATGCTAATCGCATTCATCGGCCTTATCGCACTAGTTAACGGTATGCTTGGTGGCATCGGTGGCTGGGTTGGTATGCCTGAACTACGTCTAGAAATGATTCTAGGTTGGTTGTTCTCGCCACTAGCATTCCTACTAGGTGTGCCATGGTCTGAAGCGACTATCGCGGGTGAGTTCATCGGTATGAAGACCGTTGCGAACGAATTCGTAGCATACTCTCAGTTTGCCCCTTACCTAAGCGAAGCAGCGCCAGTTGTTCTTTCTGAGAAAACTAAGGCAATCATCTCATTCGCTCTATGTGGTTTTGCGAACCTATCTTCTATCGCAATCCTACTAGGTGGTCTGGGTAGCCTTGCGCCTAAGCGTCGCGGTGATATCGCTCGCATGGGTGTGAAAGCAGTAATCGCTGGTACGCTATCTAACCTGATGGCTGCAACGATTGCAGGCTTCTGTCTAACTCTAGCTGGCATGTAA